In Lathyrus oleraceus cultivar Zhongwan6 chromosome 2, CAAS_Psat_ZW6_1.0, whole genome shotgun sequence, the DNA window agatgaacagaatgaagtgaccaaagtcacagaagTGATATGTTTAGTAACAAGCGACTGAAGAGCTATAATTTGAAACCAAAGGTCAAGGTATAcattggaatccataggagaaatggaaTTTATACCATAGAGGAAAGGTGGCACAAACTACAAGTGTGGGGCCTAAGGCATAGTATCACTGTATGATTGGGCCGAAAAcaaggaattaaatgtctgggtacaagtcaaacaactctaggtacaaatgcggacttttcattaggcgtcctaaaagggtatatatggagTTCCAAAGAAAACTATATTTTGGTCTCAAAGAAACAATATGTCACAAGGGatgaacgatttatgatcgaaggtagataatgaatcgtgaaagatatgaatggtaCCCTAATGCGGAAGGAggaataaataagtatgctcgcggaggattcgaaccctcgtgcctacgtattctcattatgcaatgagaaaatcagattAATCATAGTTTATCCTACTACGGATGAAACAAAAGGGAACGAGATTGATTTGCCAAGGTACACTACCCTTCTAGGCTGATAAAAAAGTGCCAAGATTCACAACCTTCTAGGAAAGGTATCACTACCCGAGTTTAATATTAAGGATGTCAAGGAACTGAACTtccaaggtttatcaccttacaGGGTGAAGAGAAACATATGCTAGAGTTAGTGACTCTCAGGGCAAAGAATTGAATCGAATaaccaaggtttaacacctcatAGGGCAAAAAGAGACAAGTACTAGAGTCCATGACTCTCAGGGCAAAGAACTGAATCGAATAGCCAAGGTTTATCATCTTACAAGGCAAGGAACAGGTGCCAAGGTTTATAACCTCAGAAGGCGAGGAATGTATTGCTAATAGCAAAAGATGCTCCATTATTATTGAAGTGTTGTAAGCTTGATAATTGCTTGAAGACTTCTCAATtgcatgattcaaattgcactaaagtctatgaacaatGGCGAGTGCCTTGAATAGCTATggcatacgccccatacgcaaagtcactctagacaagggtaggagaaacttCGTCTCttcattcctcattacttaaggctcatagCGTGTAACCCTCatcatgattgacaagtgttgTTAGCGGCTTCTGATTATTGATCTTGATGATGCCATGTTGTTTGTTGTATTGAGAAGACTTGACAATTGTTTGATACGAATTATGCTAAAGTTTGTGAATGAAGGTGAATGCTTTGAATAGTTAGGGACTACGCCCCGTACGCAAAGCAATTATAGACAAGGTTAGGAGAAACTCAGTTTCATtattcctcattacttaaggcttaTGGCTTACAATTTGAATCGCACTTGTCAAGGGTTGACACCTTTGTTGTGCTTTGGAAGTAGTCCACTTTGCTAGCTATGCTTGACTGATGTTGAGTTGCAGTCTTCACCCTGCCCTTGAACCTTGAGGTCTTAAGCTCCTGAGGTTCAACATATCCACAATAGCTTGCACGCAACGAACTTGCCATTTCAtgtgatcaagggtcttttgatcacttgaataggcttAGGGCTTACAACACAATTACAAAGAATTTGGTTGACCAAAACGACGTTTGGTCAAAACGAATCAGTGAGATAGAAATAATAGTTGAACTATATATAATAATAACCTATTAAATTAATCCattaaaataaaatcagataTTCTAATTAGAAGTCCCAAACTAAGGGATCATGTATAAAAATCAAGATTTTAGgtccaagggcaaaatggtcataTTCTAAAAATTGATTAATTAGGAAAATATTGATTAAAGTTCTAACAATTAAGACCTAGTCAAAATTAACTAAACCTAATCGTTTCAAACTAATAATGTTATGAGATAAAAATCAAGCTAATCTAAAAATTAACATAAATCTAATATCTAACTATGCACAAATAATCAATCAAGAtttaatcaaaattaattatCTAATCAATCATAGTTAACATCTAATTACATTACATTATAGTAAAAAATTTGAGCCAATCTAACATTAACCTATTTATAAATCTACTTCTAAAATTAAATTATTTCTACGATTTAATCTAAAATAACTTAGGATTCTAATTAATCTAAAGATCCTAATTAATTCTAAAATCTTAATGAACCTAAACCTTTGAATTTCTACATAAATTATAGTGCTTACTAATCCTAGAATCTAACGAAAATTAGTTAAGAATTAGCTAAATAATGTAAACCAGTGGGCCTTGCACTATTTGGATTGAACAATATGCCCATTGAGGAAAACTGAACTAGAGAGGGGTGCATAATCAGTAACCTGATCCATGAATTTGAGGGAATGCAGAGTGTTTGGGCTTCGTGCGATCAAAGCCCGTGAGATTTATTTCTTCAACGAGGGGGTACATCAGCAGATATGGGGTGATACACTAAAGCTTGACTTAAGCCCAACATGCAAAACCCAGAACACGTTCATCTATACATCAAATGGATAAGGCTTAAAGTCACTTGGGATTGCATAAAAAACATGACATGGAACGCACGTGGCACCAACTTTAAAAGAGACTGCCTGAAATATATTCAAACGCAACTCCCTTCATTCATCCATCATCTCAACTGAAATCAGGTCCTAATCATGTATATGGCCATGAATATTCCCAATTTCCCAAGAATCACTCAAATCGAAGAAGAAGAATGAAGAATCCCTAGCTTGCAAATTCCAAATTAAATCGCGCTGGTGGGGAACCAAGCCAATTCCCCATGGGGCTCAAATTCCCCCTCGCACAGAGCTACATTACGGTGACCTCAATATGAAAAAAAATGAAGATAGAAGCGAGGGCTTACCGGAACGGAGACAGTATCAAGTTTGGTTTTCCTTTATTGAAAATCTTGTTTGCCTCTTTTTCTTTCCTTCTGTTTCAGTGAGTATCGTGAGCTTCTTCGTTCGTCTTGCACCTCGGTTTCTTCGTGAGATAAAGAGGATTGGATGTGAGAGCTTCTAAATTTCTTGGGATTGATGATGCGTGAAGATGAATTCTCAGTGTGATGGTGAAGAATGATCCCCAAACTGAAGAATGATGAGTGCAATATATACAGTGATTGAAGCTAACAAAGTTATTGATCTGTTAGAATTAATAGTGCAATAACTTTTAGTTGCAGATTTCACATATGTTAGTCCACCGTTAATTAGTTAGTTTTGTCTGTTGAATTGGTTAGGAGAATGGGTTATTTATGGATCTATTTCTGTGAAATTACCCTGTTAGATCGAATTTTTCAGTGAAGACAGACCTTTTAGTTGGATGAGCTTGGTTAGCAAGCTAATGATTTAAACTATACCCTGTTTGCTTTCCCTCTTGACTGTAACAATTATCTATTTGAATTTATGTTAGTAAAAGTTAAGTTGATGTTGATAACATGTGGAATTTATGTCATGAATGTTGAAATGAGTGTGTTAATTCTCTGTAAAAAACGGTTGAGTTTAGTTATTATGTGAATATTAGTGATGGATGTTAGTTGGAAAGTGTGAAAATATTGATTGCAATTCTGAGTTAGTTTGGTTATTTTGTTATGAACTTCGATCCACAAGCTGTTAATTGGTTTACAAATGTTATGATTTGTTGAATGGATAATAAAACATGGGATTATGTGTTGATGAGTGTGATAGTTAGTTTTCAATTGCTTGAGCTGTTACAGAAGTGATGTGGGGTTCTGTTAGTgattttatttgaattgtttgGATGTGTATGTGAATTATGATGCGATGTATGGATGTGAATGTTATGTGAAATTATGTGATCAACATGCTATTGCTTGATCAAAACTAGGTGACATGTTGGACTGCTATCTCTAAGCAAGTTTGCTGATGTTGATGTTAACTTGACTGGCTGTTGTAATTGTTTAGTTCATAGAATGataaatggaaaatgctatgAATTTGGATGAATGCACATGTTGACATATTATGTATTGATGAATTGTACACATTGAAGATTTATTCATGAAATGTATTTGACTTAATGGTTTATTGAATGCAGGTTGCCTTATGCTTGGAACTGGATCATGGCTTCACAATGTGACATGGAGGCATCATGATGGAAAAGGCCAAAACATGGCTTGCTTGCATATGAAGCAAGATTGAAATTGGATTCAAAAGAGGATATGGGAGAATGAAGAATCAAAGAATGGAAATTTAGGACTAGGTTTAGAAAATAAGTGAGTTGAgtttggtcaaagttgaccaaaaagtcaacatttgaccaaagtcaactattggtcaaaGTTACCATTTATTTTGTAATTTTTGTAGGAATGATGTAAATGATATTGTATGGATGTAATGGACCTTTATGAATGCAAATAGTTCTTAGGATTTAATGAAAGAGTCTTATTTTCAAATTGTGgactttccctccaaaataagtTTGAACCAAATCGAATCAAATGAATCATGGACAACTTGAATGAAATGAACAAATCAAGGCCTTGAATCATCAAGCAAATAGGCACGTAACAAGACATAATCAAATGATTGATTGCAAATGCAAAGGCATGATGCAACCCAAAATGATCAGATGCCCAATtccttgaattagggtttcctagACAACCATATGATTAATGCACAAATCACCTGGTCACCAAATGTCAAACACCCACAATTATGCTGTCATGTACAATATCAACATACAAACCCTAATGTCAAGACTCCATAATTAGGGCTTCATGCTTAATCCAAGGTCACTAGGCAACCCACTTGAACAAGGATAACAAAACAAGCAACAATGGTTTTCAAACAAATCCAAACCAAATGGCccataaaattagggtttcaaaaTCACCTAAGGCAAACCACAAGATCAATGAGCACCCAAAGTTAAGAACTAGGGTTTATGCGCAATGCAATCTCCAAGGTCTCAAGCGCCAaggattagggtttcatggcttGATCCAAATGAATACAACATCAAAACCTATGGGGCTTGATTCTCAAGAAAACCCTAGATTTTGTTAGGTATAAATATCCACAAATTTTGAATATATGATGTATGTTTGCAAGTGTTAATAGGAATGCATGATGCACATGTGTGGATGTAAATGAATCTCAAGTCCAAGGTTGGATGAATAAAAAAGAGatggcaaattttggggtataaCATAAATATATGCGTGCAAGGCCTTTCCCTTTCCAGAGTACCAAGGTTGTTTCTTGAAAGTATGAAATTACTTCTTATGTGGGAGGAAAGCCCGTAGAAATCTCTGAGTCAGAAATCATCAACATAATGGGAATTTGGGGAATGACCCGGAGTGGTTATGTGTTTGCCCCGAAATTCACAACGTAACCAATCCACCTGCAACAGCTCTCCCCAAAGAGAAAAGTATACCAATAGCCTCTCCCAAGGAGGAGGGGGTACAAATATCCATTCATCATAAGAAGGTAACACTAGTTTCTCCACCCAAGGTGAAAGATGTTACGAACAAGCCAGCAAAAGCTACTCATTCCAAGGGAAAAGGAATAATGGACGTGGAGACATAACTAGAACCTCACAAAGATAATATCTCTCAATGAAATTGAGAAATTTCTTAGGCTAATTCGGAAGAGAAACTTCAAGATTGTGGACCAATTAGGCCAGACGCCTTCTATGATCTCGATCCTATCACTGCTCTTGAGCTCAAAGGCTCATCGAGTAGCTTTGATGAAGACGAAGTGGTCACAAATATTACAACAAGCCGTTACCTGGGATTCAATGATGTTGAGTTTCCAATTAGAAGAGCTTCCCACAACTAGGCGTTGTATGAAGTGCTCGCAAATTTTATCAATATTGTATCATGGCCGTTTGATTGGAATACATCGCATCGGATGGTTGGATTTTATATCAAGCACCACACACTAGACTAAATCATATATTAGGCCAATGTAACATAAACAAACTCTTCAATATAATGTCTAAAACTAAACAAATTAAAAGAAAAAGTAGCCAATCAATATGCATTAAAATCCTATAATTTGGTGGCaagaaaattatttaaaaaaCCAAGAAAACCTTCTTACCTACCTATACATCATGACTCTTTTAAGGACAAGTAAACCCAACTTGCCTTTTGCTAATCCAATACTTTGAAtcaaatgataaatgaatgaagACAACAAGACTTCATTTCAGAGGAAATATCTTTTCTCTGACTCATTCAAGATTGAAAAATCTTTACAATCTACACAGTTTCTGACAAATATTTTATGACTGAAGTTAGAAGAAGAGACCCGCATATGCCTTTTTGGAGAGGTGAGCTTAACAAAGCCATGTTAATGAACATCACTGTTTCTTTGAGTAAGTGAGATATGGATCTTGAGCAATAGTTAATACATCCGGTCTCTCATTCTGATTATACGTAAGACATCGCCGAATGAAATCCTAAAAAAAATTGTACACACAGTAGAGATAATTGTCAAGTTTCAAAGTAAGAATTGTAGATATGAAATTGCAAATTCAAATAAATTATGAATGGCTAATTGTGCTTGTACATGGAATAAAGTTGAATTTTGGTGCAATATATATAACCTTACAACAAGCAAAGATTGTACCCACCATGGAATAATAGAATAATATAAATAAATGAAAGATGGCCAAAGAACAATAGTCACAAGCAAGAGTACTCAACTCACCTTTGCCTCATTAGAAACAGTAGGTTTTGAGGGAAATTCAACCTTGCGTGCATTAATAATTGTGTCTTCACGAAGTATTTTCTCCTGTGTTTGGTCATGTCCGAAAGGTCGTTTACCAAAGAGCATTTGATAAAACAAAACACCAGCAGACCATACATCAACCTGTTTTCCACAAGTCATAAAATGTAACGGTTATCATGTAAGATGATTACCCAATAACAACTCATGAAATTTATGCTAAAGTGAAACATATATTGACCAAGATGACTGAAAAATTGAGAACTGATAAAACACAAAAAAAGCTTTGCATATATTCACTACTAAGAAAACTATTGACCTTGGATGATATAAGAGGTGTCTTGTTGAGCTCAAAGCATTCAGGAGGCAAATACCTGCAAACCAAAAAAAGAGAGATAAAAAAAGACAAATAGGTTTTATTAAAGCAAGTGTTGAAAGATCATAAAAAAATTTGAAAGGAGCATCAAATTTGGACTATTTCCAAGTTTGAAATCCTACAACAATGATATCCATCACTTACCAATATGTCCCAGCCCCCTGGGATGTAAGTTCCATACCCTGAGATCCCACATCATTCTCCACAATCTTGCTAAGACCAAAGTCAGTTACTTTGGCACTACCAAGCTCATCAAACAAAACATTCCCAGGCTTTAAATCATAATGGATAATTTTCTGTGTTCTTTTATTCATGTATGTAAGGCCTTGGAAAATCTGAACTAAAATGACCCTAGCCTCCTTCTCGGGCAATGAAGATGTTGTTTTAAGAACAGCGTCGAGATCTTTCCCTGGTAAAACAAAGGAGGATCAAAGGAGCAAGCAgtagaaaatacaaaaaattaaACTAACAATATTTATAGGTCTGGTTTGAATAAACTACTTAATTGAACACTTATAGCATAAGTGTTTATCATATAAGTGCTTATTTAAAATCAAACAGTTTTCATATAAGTTATAAGTTGTTTTTGTAAGCTATCTTGTGGAGCTTATGAAAATAAGCTGAAAACAACTTTTGGATTGTTCTCATAAGCTCTCTCAAATATTCCCACAAGTGTTTGTCATAAGGTAAACTAAAAAATGCCAATCCAACCAAATCCATAACTTGTcataaaagtaaaaaaaataacGATATTCATAAAACAGATGAGTATATACCACTACAATACTCTAGAACAGTGCAAAATGTATTATGATCAATCTCAAAGATGTCCCATAAGCGAACAATGTGAGGATGGACCAAGGTCTTGTGAATATTATACTCTCGAATTGCATGCCTTATGTAACTTTGCTTCTTCTCTTCACTCCATCCAGCATTTAAACCATGAAGTTTGCAAGCAACATATCTATGATCCACCAAGTCAAAAGCCTGCTGGAAATTTCTTACTTCAAATCACTGCAAAAAGGTATTTATTTACAATTGCCAATATAGGCAAAGAAACTATCTAGGATTCTAGTTTTACTAACTCAACACTGTATAATATTTGCTTAAGTGTATAAATATTATAAAATGATTACTATTGTACTAAAAAAGTTTAGACCTTGTACACCTCGCTGAATCCTCCCTTTCCAAGAAGGTTTAAAAGGGCATAACGATGGTTTAGAATCTGAAAGCTGTTGAACCGTGAACCATCTTCATCCCGTATGCGTTTCATTTCACGAACTAGTCGTCCCTTCTCTAGATCGTAGCGTTCCTTCGCTCGCAAGATAGTTTCTTCTTCCTGAAAATTGTTCAGCCATTAGAAACATAAAGAGGAAATAGAATAATCGGAAAAGTTCTGACTTACTCGTTTAATGTTGGCTAGTCGAGCCTTATATATTTCATCCTGAATGAGAACATCTTCCAGCAATGCAGCATCTGCATCTATTCCATCACCCTTATCTTCAACCATAAAAAAGGCCCAAGCAAAACAAAACTCAAAGCATTAAAAAGTGAGCAGAATATATTTATGCAAGATAGTCTAGCAGTACAACTAATTACATAATGTACATGTTT includes these proteins:
- the LOC127117966 gene encoding serine/threonine-protein kinase TOUSLED isoform X4; translation: MSDDMLVHFASNSSNQSDQSLPTKIAKLEARMVGKASSTASQQQGWPSVSSAGKFSGAAEEMVEPSSTSSDSDDDNGGEFLIQANTRKRLKIQDDVNADVFERVEAVTDGRQTSLEAVETKNNVDANRKKSGRGRGSSGSGRGRGSKSNDQTKTQNSLPASDVSHKDGRVKDQLHIDNSASLKEEIASLRAKVAVLEEDLRKAKQETSEHKNLCPQIEKELRELKDLEQQMKPKRTKIISDLLISVSKAERQEARLKVRQDSLRLGNVGVSRAGTVLTETWEDGQELKDLIAQLKQLTDKREAIERQRKLFKKKLSDKGDGIDADAALLEDVLIQDEIYKARLANIKREEETILRAKERYDLEKGRLVREMKRIRDEDGSRFNSFQILNHRYALLNLLGKGGFSEVYKAFDLVDHRYVACKLHGLNAGWSEEKKQSYIRHAIREYNIHKTLVHPHIVRLWDIFEIDHNTFCTVLEYCSGKDLDAVLKTTSSLPEKEARVILVQIFQGLTYMNKRTQKIIHYDLKPGNVLFDELGSAKVTDFGLSKIVENDVGSQGMELTSQGAGTYWYLPPECFELNKTPLISSKVDVWSAGVLFYQMLFGKRPFGHDQTQEKILREDTIINARKVEFPSKPTVSNEAKDFIRRCLTYNQNERPDVLTIAQDPYLTYSKKQ
- the LOC127117966 gene encoding serine/threonine-protein kinase TOUSLED isoform X2, giving the protein MEQFAVAEATMSDDMLVHFASNSSNQSDQSLPTKIAKLEARMVGKASSTASQQQGWPSVSSAGKFSGAAEEMVEPSSTSSDSDDDNGGEFLIQANTRKRLKIQDDVNADVFERVEAVTDGRQTSLEAVETKNNVDANRKKSGRGRGSSGSGRGRGSKSNDQTKTQNSLPASDVSHKDGRVKDQLHIDNSASLKEEIASLRAKVAVLEEDLRKAKQETSEHKNLCPQIEKELRELKDLEQQMKPKRTKIISDLLISVSKAERQEARLKVRQDSLRLGNVGVSRAGTVLTETWEDGQELKDLIAQLKQLTDKREAIERQRKLFKKKLSDKGDGIDADAALLEDVLIQDEIYKARLANIKREEETILRAKERYDLEKGRLVREMKRIRDEDGSRFNSFQILNHRYALLNLLGKGGFSEVYKAFDLVDHRYVACKLHGLNAGWSEEKKQSYIRHAIREYNIHKTLVHPHIVRLWDIFEIDHNTFCTVLEYCSGKDLDAVLKTTSSLPEKEARVILVQIFQGLTYMNKRTQKIIHYDLKPGNVLFDELGSAKVTDFGLSKIVENDVGSQGMELTSQGAGTYWYLPPECFELNKTPLISSKVDVWSAGVLFYQMLFGKRPFGHDQTQEKILREDTIINARKVEFPSKPTVSNEAKDFIRRCLTYNQNERPDVLTIAQDPYLTYSKKQ
- the LOC127117966 gene encoding serine/threonine-protein kinase TOUSLED isoform X3, coding for MVAEATMSDDMLVHFASNSSNQSDQSLPTKIAKLEARMVGKASSTASQQQGWPSVSSAGKFSGAAEEMVEPSSTSSDSDDDNGGEFLIQANTRKRLKIQDDVNADVFERVEAVTDGRQTSLEAVETKNNVDANRKKSGRGRGSSGSGRGRGSKSNDQTKTQNSLPASDVSHKDGRVKDQLHIDNSASLKEEIASLRAKVAVLEEDLRKAKQETSEHKNLCPQIEKELRELKDLEQQMKPKRTKIISDLLISVSKAERQEARLKVRQDSLRLGNVGVSRAGTVLTETWEDGQELKDLIAQLKQLTDKREAIERQRKLFKKKLSDKGDGIDADAALLEDVLIQDEIYKARLANIKREEETILRAKERYDLEKGRLVREMKRIRDEDGSRFNSFQILNHRYALLNLLGKGGFSEVYKAFDLVDHRYVACKLHGLNAGWSEEKKQSYIRHAIREYNIHKTLVHPHIVRLWDIFEIDHNTFCTVLEYCSGKDLDAVLKTTSSLPEKEARVILVQIFQGLTYMNKRTQKIIHYDLKPGNVLFDELGSAKVTDFGLSKIVENDVGSQGMELTSQGAGTYWYLPPECFELNKTPLISSKVDVWSAGVLFYQMLFGKRPFGHDQTQEKILREDTIINARKVEFPSKPTVSNEAKDFIRRCLTYNQNERPDVLTIAQDPYLTYSKKQ
- the LOC127117966 gene encoding serine/threonine-protein kinase TOUSLED isoform X1 gives rise to the protein MTKFDSSKNVAEATMSDDMLVHFASNSSNQSDQSLPTKIAKLEARMVGKASSTASQQQGWPSVSSAGKFSGAAEEMVEPSSTSSDSDDDNGGEFLIQANTRKRLKIQDDVNADVFERVEAVTDGRQTSLEAVETKNNVDANRKKSGRGRGSSGSGRGRGSKSNDQTKTQNSLPASDVSHKDGRVKDQLHIDNSASLKEEIASLRAKVAVLEEDLRKAKQETSEHKNLCPQIEKELRELKDLEQQMKPKRTKIISDLLISVSKAERQEARLKVRQDSLRLGNVGVSRAGTVLTETWEDGQELKDLIAQLKQLTDKREAIERQRKLFKKKLSDKGDGIDADAALLEDVLIQDEIYKARLANIKREEETILRAKERYDLEKGRLVREMKRIRDEDGSRFNSFQILNHRYALLNLLGKGGFSEVYKAFDLVDHRYVACKLHGLNAGWSEEKKQSYIRHAIREYNIHKTLVHPHIVRLWDIFEIDHNTFCTVLEYCSGKDLDAVLKTTSSLPEKEARVILVQIFQGLTYMNKRTQKIIHYDLKPGNVLFDELGSAKVTDFGLSKIVENDVGSQGMELTSQGAGTYWYLPPECFELNKTPLISSKVDVWSAGVLFYQMLFGKRPFGHDQTQEKILREDTIINARKVEFPSKPTVSNEAKDFIRRCLTYNQNERPDVLTIAQDPYLTYSKKQ